A single Hippocampus zosterae strain Florida chromosome 1, ASM2543408v3, whole genome shotgun sequence DNA region contains:
- the LOC127600176 gene encoding type I phosphatidylinositol 4,5-bisphosphate 4-phosphatase-A-like, producing MADGERSPLLSGQYDGTNGNSLDGSSYGLLAEVKSLVPDEPPPPYSPRSSLDGCSSNNAPVISCRVCQRAICVEGKMHQHVVKCGICNEATPIKNAPVGKKYVRCPCNCLLICKVTSQKIACPRPYCKRIINLGPVHVGRESPELQQPPVGVRVICGHCSNTFLWTEFSDRTLSRCPHCRKVSSVGRRYPRRRSLLCFMVFAVVATSTAGLMVGTWQPAQDSKGIYAAWVLLIFIAAFALARTVYWSCLKISQPIST from the exons ATGGCGGACGGGGAGAGGTCACCGCTGCTGTCCGGGCAATACGACGGGACAAACGGCAATTCGTTGGACGGAAGTTCGTACGGACTACTCGCTGAAGTCAAGA GTTTGGTGCCCGATGAACCCCCGCCACCCTATTCGCCGCGCAGCAGCCTGGACGGCTGCAGCAGCAACAATGCTCCAGTCATCAGCTGCCGCGTTTGTCAAAGAGCCATTTGCGTGGAAGGCAAGATGCACCAGCATGTCGTCAAGTGTGGTATTTGCAATGAAGCGACT CCCATTAAGAACGCTCCGGTTGGGAAGAAGTATGTTCGATGTCCGTGTAACTGTCTGCTCATCTGCAAAGTCACGTCACAGAAGATAGCATGCCCAAGACCCTACTG TAAACGCATCATCAATCTGGGCCCAGTTCACGTCGGCAGGGAAAGTCCAGAACTACAGCAGCCACCCGTCGGGGTCCGAGTCATCTGCGGCCATTGTTCCAATACTTTCTTG TGGACGGAGTTTTCCGACAGGACCTTATCCAGATGTCCGCACTGCCGTAAAGT CTCCTCCGTTGGCCGGCGATacccgaggaggaggagcctgCTGTGTTTCATGGTCTTCGCCGTGGTGGCCACCTCCACCGCGGGACTGATG GTGGGAACGTGGCAGCCCGCTCAGGATTCCAAAGGGATCTATGCCGCGTGGGTGCTGCTCATCTTCATTGCCGCCTTCGCTCTTGCCAGGACCGTCTACTGGAGTTGTCTGAAAATTAGCCAGCCCATTTCAACGTGA
- the LOC127600097 gene encoding uncharacterized protein LOC127600097 isoform X2, protein MWGCLLVLSLLASGSRASSFLSIVMIYDPDLNDTVAVRYKVASRNTCSLPHWTCQLEDCPSTSLFWYFPGEDCQFVGLSHYNLIQFPHLVLNLDDHQWINVTNNVTEVVAVTRVSMLRRSDTGRINVSPRANVLPVLRVPSNCKRNVTLPTFDPDGDVVTCRYQNVTSVLKLLPDCKMIFTPDSAIAEGAYAVQLIMEDFPRQNITLSNDVGKKLLLTREDAIGQIPIQFVLQVDSPVKSCVEEPAFSPPTPANGDHLYTSVNKTVEISIHLLRPVSGNLTLLLSGPVTMSQSIIDGHLVLVWTPSETDLNLSQAVCFALETVEAALTTRQSEMRCVIVTVHPGVVVAMRASVQSLFPLSVEDIRGFALTQLKEGLVTLGLPSDIMLRLVDYSEKSTATTPLDGE, encoded by the exons ATGTGGGGGTGCCTGCTCGTCTTGTCCCTACTTGCCTCCGGCTCCCGGGCATCCAGCTTCCTGAGCATAGTGATGATCTATGACCCCGACTTAAATGATACG GTGGCTGTCCGCTACAAAGTGGCTTCCCGAAACACGTGCAGCTTACCCCATTGGACATGCCAGTTGGAGGACTGTCCCTCAACTTCTTTGTTCTGGTACTTTCCGGGTGAAGATTGTCAATTTGTGGGACTCTCCCATTATAATCTGATCCAGTTTCCCCACTTGGTGCTGAA CCTGGATGATCACCAGTGGATCAACGTCACCAACAATGTCACGGAGGTGGTGGCCGTCACACGCGTCAGCATGTTGAGGAGGTCCGATACCGGACGGATAAACGTATCCCCCCGGGCCAACGTGCTCCCCGTTCTCAG AGTTCCTTCCAACTGCAAGAGGAACGTGACGCTGCCCACCTTTGACCCTGACGGAGACGTGGTGACATGTAGATATCAAAATGTGACATCTGTTCTCAAACTCCTGCCG GACTGTAAAATGATCTTCACCCCCGACAGCGCCATCGCGGAGGGCGCGTACGCCGTGCAGCTGATCATGGAGGACTTTCCTCGCCAGAACATCACTCTGTCCAACGACGTGGGGAAGAAGCTGCTTCTTACTCGCGAGGACGCCATCGGCCAAATCCCCATCCAGTTTGTTCTGCAGG TGGATTCTCCGGTGAAATCCTGCGTGGAGGAACCTGCCTTCAGCCCCCCTACCCCAGCCAACGGGGATCATCTGTACACCTCAGTCAATAAGACCGTGGAGATCTCCATCCATTTATTACGGCCAGTATCTGG GAACTTGACGCTGCTGCTCAGCGGGCCGGTTACCATGAGCCAGTCGATCATCGACGGCCATCTTGTTTTGGTGTGGACGCCGAGTGAGACGGATTTGAACCTGAGTCAGGCAGTCTGCTTTGCCCTCGAAACGGTCGAGGCGGCGCTGAC CACGCGGCAGTCGGAGATGCGCTGTGTCATTGTGACAGTTCATCCTGGCG TTGTGGTTGCAATGAGAGCCAGCGTCCAGTCCTTGTTCCCGCTTTCCGTGGAGGACATCCGGGGATTCGCCTTAACGCAG CTGAAGGAGGGGCTGGTGACGCTGGGGTTGCCCTCTGACATCATGCTGAGATTAGTGGACTACAGTGAGAAGAGCACAGCAACAACACCTTTGGACGGGGAGTAA
- the LOC127600097 gene encoding uncharacterized protein LOC127600097 isoform X1, producing the protein MWGCLLVLSLLASGSRASSFLSIVMIYDPDLNDTVAVRYKVASRNTCSLPHWTCQLEDCPSTSLFWYFPGEDCQFVGLSHYNLIQFPHLVLNLDDHQWINVTNNVTEVVAVTRVSMLRRSDTGRINVSPRANVLPVLRVPSNCKRNVTLPTFDPDGDVVTCRYQNVTSVLKLLPDCKMIFTPDSAIAEGAYAVQLIMEDFPRQNITLSNDVGKKLLLTREDAIGQIPIQFVLQVDSPVKSCVEEPAFSPPTPANGDHLYTSVNKTVEISIHLLRPVSGNLTLLLSGPVTMSQSIIDGHLVLVWTPSETDLNLSQAVCFALETVEAALTTRQSEMRCVIVTVHPGVVVAMRASVQSLFPLSVEDIRGFALTQQLKEGLVTLGLPSDIMLRLVDYSEKSTATTPLDGE; encoded by the exons ATGTGGGGGTGCCTGCTCGTCTTGTCCCTACTTGCCTCCGGCTCCCGGGCATCCAGCTTCCTGAGCATAGTGATGATCTATGACCCCGACTTAAATGATACG GTGGCTGTCCGCTACAAAGTGGCTTCCCGAAACACGTGCAGCTTACCCCATTGGACATGCCAGTTGGAGGACTGTCCCTCAACTTCTTTGTTCTGGTACTTTCCGGGTGAAGATTGTCAATTTGTGGGACTCTCCCATTATAATCTGATCCAGTTTCCCCACTTGGTGCTGAA CCTGGATGATCACCAGTGGATCAACGTCACCAACAATGTCACGGAGGTGGTGGCCGTCACACGCGTCAGCATGTTGAGGAGGTCCGATACCGGACGGATAAACGTATCCCCCCGGGCCAACGTGCTCCCCGTTCTCAG AGTTCCTTCCAACTGCAAGAGGAACGTGACGCTGCCCACCTTTGACCCTGACGGAGACGTGGTGACATGTAGATATCAAAATGTGACATCTGTTCTCAAACTCCTGCCG GACTGTAAAATGATCTTCACCCCCGACAGCGCCATCGCGGAGGGCGCGTACGCCGTGCAGCTGATCATGGAGGACTTTCCTCGCCAGAACATCACTCTGTCCAACGACGTGGGGAAGAAGCTGCTTCTTACTCGCGAGGACGCCATCGGCCAAATCCCCATCCAGTTTGTTCTGCAGG TGGATTCTCCGGTGAAATCCTGCGTGGAGGAACCTGCCTTCAGCCCCCCTACCCCAGCCAACGGGGATCATCTGTACACCTCAGTCAATAAGACCGTGGAGATCTCCATCCATTTATTACGGCCAGTATCTGG GAACTTGACGCTGCTGCTCAGCGGGCCGGTTACCATGAGCCAGTCGATCATCGACGGCCATCTTGTTTTGGTGTGGACGCCGAGTGAGACGGATTTGAACCTGAGTCAGGCAGTCTGCTTTGCCCTCGAAACGGTCGAGGCGGCGCTGAC CACGCGGCAGTCGGAGATGCGCTGTGTCATTGTGACAGTTCATCCTGGCG TTGTGGTTGCAATGAGAGCCAGCGTCCAGTCCTTGTTCCCGCTTTCCGTGGAGGACATCCGGGGATTCGCCTTAACGCAG CAGCTGAAGGAGGGGCTGGTGACGCTGGGGTTGCCCTCTGACATCATGCTGAGATTAGTGGACTACAGTGAGAAGAGCACAGCAACAACACCTTTGGACGGGGAGTAA
- the LOC127600023 gene encoding uncharacterized protein LOC127600023 isoform X8, whose product MHGCLLVLMLLACSCQAFNYMGTAFTYHALKGSDTRTVVRYKVAFQECGNVTVVDCPLDNCTIDVVSVKRVDENSGVWCQDEVTVHVDIPDNFTLNLDGLKWINVTNNVTDVLAVTRADVRIRSDTGRPNMSPRATMIPLYRVPSNCYFQSRMPIFDSDGDDVECFPLNPDNNPDILKIVDGCFLNFLPIFNDSSVEGLYAVQVVMEDSPLQDLTLTDAAGNEKFIHKNEPISEVPVQFVLKVDPPVESCQEGKYLPLFLHPTPNDGDHRYAFVNQTLEIDIYASAEESTITQLLFSGPAGVTKKSLGDGKFVLAWTPTPEDSGLRQAICFVVEATKNNTIFQSKMRCVIVAVDHLLMVVDAKFLSRSFTTRFDITHIALPRLKKELVDRGLPPDITLRVVDFKEFDDKLIP is encoded by the exons ATGCACGGGTGCTTGCTGGTCTTGATGCTGCTGGCCTGCAGCTGCCAGGCGTTTAACTACATGGGCACAGCCTTTACCTACCACGCCCTGAAGGGGTCTGACACCAGG ACCGTCGTTCGCTACAAGGTGGCCTTCCAGGAGTGCGGAAACGTCACCGTGGTGGACTGTCCGCTGGACAACTGCACGATCGACGTGGTGTCCGTGAAGAGGGTGGACGAGAACAGCGGAGTGTGGTGTCAGGATGAAGTGACCGTGCATGTGGACATCCCAGATAATTTTACGCTGAA TCTGGATGGCCTCAAGTGGATCAACGTAACCAATAACGTCACGGATGTACTGGCCGTCACACGCGCAGACGTGAGGATCAGGTCCGACACCGGCCGGCCAAATATGTCCCCCCGGGCGACCATGATTCCCTTGTACAG GGTACCGTCCAACTGCTATTTCCAATCGAGGATGCCCATCTTTGACTCAGACGGAGATGATGTGGAGTGTTTCCCTTTAAACCCTGACAACAACCCGGATATTTTAAAAATCGTTGAC GGTTGTTTCCTAAACTTCCTGCCCATTTTCAACGACAGCAGCGTGGAGGGCTTGTACGCCGTGCAGGTGGTCATGGAGGACAGCCCTCTCCAAGACTTGACTCTAACCGACGCCGCGGGGAACGAGAAGTTTATCCACAAAAATGAACCCATCAGCGAAGTTCCCGTCCAGTTTGTTCTGAAGG TGGATCCACCAGTGGAGTCGTGCCAAGAGGGAAAATACCTGCCCTTGTTTTTACATCCTACGCCTAACGACGGAGATCATCGATACGCTTTTGTCAACCAGACCTTGGAGATTGATATCTACGCAAGCGCGGAGGAATCGAC GATCACACAACTGCTGTTCAGCGGGCCTGCCGGCGTAACAAAGAAATCATTGGGCGACGGCAAGTTTGTTCTGGCCTGGACGCCGACTCCAGAAGACTCCGGCCTACGTCAGGCCATCTGCTTTGTGGTTGAAGCGACAAAAAATAATAC CATATTTCAATCGAAGATGCGCTGTGTCATCGTGGCAGTGGACCACT TGCTTATGGTCGTGGATGCCAAATTCCTGTCCCGAAGCTTCACTACCCGCTTCGATATCACTCATATCGCCTTACCGCGG